From Ochotona princeps isolate mOchPri1 chromosome X, mOchPri1.hap1, whole genome shotgun sequence, one genomic window encodes:
- the LOC131478604 gene encoding small integral membrane protein 10-like protein 2A: MATSAAVPAAAAAALSGLALRLSRSAAARGSYRAFCKGLTRTLLTFFDLAWRLRVNFPYFYVVASVMLNVRLQVRIE, encoded by the coding sequence ATGGCGACGTCGGCGGCTGTgcctgcggcggcggcggcggccctgTCTGGCTTGGCGCTGCGGCTGTCGCGCTCGGCCGCGGCCCGCGGCTCCTATCGCGCCTTCTGCAAGGGGCTCACGCGCACGCTGCTCACTTTCTTCGACCTGGCCTGGCGGCTGCGCGTCAACTTCCCCTACTTCTACGTCGTGGCCTCGGTGATGCTCAACGTCCGCCTGCAGGTGCGGATCGAATGA